From a region of the Haematobia irritans isolate KBUSLIRL chromosome 4, ASM5000362v1, whole genome shotgun sequence genome:
- the LOC142234593 gene encoding paramyosin, short form-like → MSLTYSLRTPHVRHMRCESYHDLDTPGYAVNFHQPVLDYLDAKSQHLHGAPSHTPWTDEIGPRHYRSTTTLNQHNAVKALKVEHDIDDRTENLISDLHLKHRAPFDELPIYDPSHVTRHTHPDKISDQAQKRIRYLNQRQLENQIKQDTMQIIERINKLELDSNALPREVERQVRGIYSRVLPPTEPTQVEIFDAIAERTTTRAPSRLRSATPEAPQRTPYAPYMQLIDERRASKLIKQVTSSLKESKRVLRKMDGRVECDFYKCSLNDRCWLCRKLMRTNSRLHYHH, encoded by the coding sequence ATGTCCCTCACCTATAGTCTGCGCACTCCCCATGTGCGTCACATGCGATGTGAATCGTATCATGATCTTGATACTCCGGGCTACGCAGTGAACTTTCATCAACCTGTGCTAGATTATTTGGATGCCAAAAGCCAACATCTGCATGGAGCACCTTCTCACACGCCCTGGACCGATGAGATTGGACCTAGGCATTATCGCTCCACAACAACCCTAAATCAGCATAATGCCGTTAAGGCTCTTAAGGTGGAACATGATATTGACGATAGAACTGAGAATTTGATAAGCGATTTGCATCTCAAACATCGGGCTCCATTTGATGAGTTACCCATTTATGATCCATCTCATGTTACCCGTCATACTCATCCCGATAAAATTAGTGATCAGGCCCAAAAGCGTATTCGTTATCTCAATCAAAGACAACTGGAGAATCAAATCAAACAGGATACCATGCAAATTATTGAACGTATCAATAAATTAGAGTTGGACAGTAATGCATTGCCGCGCGAAGTTGAACGTCAAGTCCGTGGCATATATTCTCGGGTGCTCCCGCCAACTGAACCAACACAAGTTGAGATTTTCGATGCCATCGCGGAACGCACAACCACTAGGGCTCCTTCCCGTTTGCGCTCTGCCACTCCCGAAGCTCCACAGCGAACACCTTATGCGCCCTATATGCAGCTTATAGATGAACGTCGTGCTAGTAAATTAATCAAGCAAGTAACCTCATCTTTGAAAGAGTCAAAACGTGTCTTGCGCAAAATGGACGGCCGGGTCGAGTGTGACTTTTACAAATGCAGCTTAAACGATAGATGTTGGTTGTGCCGTAAGCTAATGCGCACCAATTCTCGCCTTCACTATCACCACTGA